From a single Micromonospora pallida genomic region:
- a CDS encoding helix-turn-helix domain-containing protein: protein MPKKADTIGSRIRYWRLRRSGMTQAVLAGLAGVSQSYVSQVESGRKTIDRRSTLVAIAAALQVTVADLLGQGAEPGDPARDSAAECVPAIWSALIEIEDGERRPSTRSSRALDADITRTDQLRALSNYPAMARMLPGLLLESAAAGGTVLARVAYQASTCLRHLGYRHLALNAARVAVTAAEDVEEPAWLGASRFAYVQSLPIESASLAARAADRSLTELHAGAGDERVRQMLGQLHLSAALTSTVGGRPDVGRDHLTEAARAAASLGDPPDGAGFNGCGFGPTNVQLWEMSIAAELGESGRVIELSRAVRPQVLAASIRQQSYWLDLGRALADGGRRDAEALAAFVQAERAAPAPFALNPLAHDAVLAIAHRAKRRAIPDDLRLLAGRMGINLAT, encoded by the coding sequence ATGCCGAAGAAGGCCGACACCATCGGGTCGCGGATTCGGTACTGGCGGTTGCGCCGTAGCGGCATGACCCAAGCTGTCCTTGCCGGACTCGCCGGGGTCAGCCAGTCCTATGTCTCACAGGTCGAGTCCGGCCGAAAGACCATTGACCGACGCTCCACACTCGTCGCCATCGCCGCCGCGCTGCAAGTTACCGTGGCCGATCTGCTCGGACAGGGCGCGGAGCCCGGCGACCCGGCTCGGGACAGTGCCGCCGAGTGCGTGCCGGCGATCTGGTCTGCCCTCATCGAGATCGAGGACGGCGAGCGTAGGCCGTCGACCCGTTCCAGTCGTGCACTCGATGCCGACATCACTCGCACCGACCAGCTTCGCGCGCTCTCCAACTACCCGGCGATGGCCCGCATGCTTCCCGGCCTGCTACTCGAATCGGCCGCTGCTGGCGGCACCGTCCTCGCCCGGGTGGCCTACCAGGCGTCGACGTGCCTTCGGCATCTCGGGTACCGGCACCTGGCGCTGAACGCCGCCCGGGTCGCCGTGACGGCCGCAGAGGACGTCGAGGAGCCGGCCTGGCTGGGCGCGTCCCGGTTCGCGTACGTGCAGAGCCTGCCGATCGAGTCCGCGTCGCTCGCCGCCCGCGCCGCCGACCGGTCGCTGACAGAGCTTCACGCCGGGGCCGGAGACGAGCGGGTCCGGCAGATGCTCGGCCAACTCCACCTGTCCGCCGCTTTGACCTCGACCGTGGGCGGTCGCCCGGACGTCGGCCGTGACCACCTGACCGAGGCGGCCCGCGCGGCGGCAAGCCTCGGCGATCCACCGGACGGAGCGGGCTTCAACGGGTGCGGGTTCGGGCCGACGAACGTGCAACTGTGGGAGATGTCGATCGCGGCGGAACTGGGTGAGTCCGGCCGGGTCATCGAGTTGTCCCGGGCCGTACGACCACAAGTGCTCGCCGCGTCGATCCGCCAGCAGTCGTACTGGCTCGACCTCGGCCGCGCACTGGCTGACGGCGGCCGACGGGACGCCGAGGCGTTGGCCGCGTTCGTGCAGGCGGAGCGAGCCGCGCCCGCACCGTTCGCGCTGAATCCCCTGGCCCACGACGCGGTCCTGGCGATAGCGCACCGGGCAAAGCGCCGCGCGATCCCTGACGATCTGCGGTTGCTGGCCGGCCGGATGGGCATCAACCTGGCCACATAA
- a CDS encoding cytidylate kinase family protein has protein sequence MDQGTRDELLGRLVEAVGSVAVVHPTRVAIDGPPAAGKTTLADELAVVLREQGRDVIRATIDDFLFPRAQRYPRGEYSAEGCYFDTHDYDALNRVLLDPLGPDGDRRFQHAVYDRTADTALSPPVTTAPADAVLVFDGVFLMRPELIDRWDLRIFVSTALEKTVDRAVIRERRMLSRTDVERRWHERYIPAQQFYFATVRPTDHLDIIVHNDEPQQPAWETQTH, from the coding sequence ATGGACCAGGGCACCCGCGACGAGTTGCTCGGCCGCCTGGTGGAGGCAGTCGGGTCCGTCGCAGTCGTACACCCGACGCGGGTTGCCATCGACGGACCGCCTGCCGCCGGCAAGACCACGCTCGCCGACGAGTTGGCCGTCGTCTTGCGCGAACAGGGCCGCGATGTCATCCGCGCGACGATCGACGATTTCCTCTTCCCTCGGGCGCAGCGCTATCCGCGCGGCGAGTACTCGGCCGAAGGCTGCTACTTCGACACCCACGACTACGACGCGCTGAACCGGGTTCTGCTCGATCCGCTCGGCCCGGACGGAGATCGACGCTTCCAACACGCGGTCTACGACCGCACCGCGGACACCGCACTGTCCCCGCCGGTCACGACTGCCCCCGCCGACGCCGTGCTGGTCTTCGACGGCGTCTTCCTCATGCGTCCGGAACTGATCGACCGGTGGGACCTGCGCATCTTCGTGTCTACCGCGCTCGAGAAGACCGTCGATCGTGCCGTGATCCGAGAGCGCCGAATGTTATCCCGGACCGACGTCGAACGGCGCTGGCACGAGCGTTACATCCCCGCCCAACAGTTCTACTTCGCCACGGTCCGCCCGACCGATCACCTCGACATCATCGTGCACAACGACGAGCCCCAGCAGCCGGCCTGGGAGACCCAAACACACTGA
- a CDS encoding DUF2786 domain-containing protein, with amino-acid sequence MSDVDALISEALVAARGSDVRLAERQLDRLVVGEPAAVEAALFGRAVRAVGRLWPRGWQPVDVARIVTRRAGVRPARLLADVLAADRRGHATAPTWWDEQLAALDARVWWADDARHLADWMARERLDRVTALREAVEVLAVLDGLPPVAVLRPPPGANPGTAPPGPSGSRMLDRVRALLAKAESTGYPAEAEALTAKAQELMARHSIDRVLLDAGPVDRPAGVRLGTDAPYAGAKALLVQEVAAANRCEAVWSDDLGFSTVLGYPADLEAVELLYTSLLVQATAAMLRGRGERRRTSSRRTREYDDAFLHAYALRIGERLREATDRTSREAASAEGGDRLLPVLASRSEAVRQRVETLFPGVTQGRMTIRDAEGWSSGTAAADRAVLDAGAPPRRLRDGRRSGARPTR; translated from the coding sequence GTGTCGGACGTCGACGCGCTGATCAGCGAGGCGCTCGTGGCCGCGCGCGGCAGCGACGTACGGCTCGCCGAGCGGCAGCTCGACCGGCTGGTGGTCGGCGAGCCGGCGGCCGTCGAGGCGGCCCTGTTCGGGCGGGCGGTCCGGGCGGTGGGGCGGCTCTGGCCCCGGGGCTGGCAGCCGGTCGACGTGGCCCGGATCGTCACCCGGCGCGCGGGTGTCCGGCCGGCGCGGCTGCTGGCCGACGTGCTCGCCGCCGACCGGCGCGGCCACGCCACCGCGCCAACCTGGTGGGACGAGCAGCTCGCCGCCCTGGACGCCCGGGTGTGGTGGGCCGACGACGCCCGGCACCTGGCCGACTGGATGGCCCGGGAACGACTGGACCGGGTGACCGCGCTGCGCGAGGCGGTCGAGGTGCTGGCGGTGCTCGACGGGCTGCCACCGGTCGCGGTGCTGCGGCCCCCGCCCGGCGCGAACCCCGGTACGGCCCCGCCGGGCCCCAGTGGGTCGCGGATGCTGGACCGGGTCCGTGCCCTGCTGGCCAAGGCGGAGTCGACCGGCTATCCCGCCGAGGCGGAGGCGCTGACCGCCAAGGCGCAGGAGCTGATGGCCCGGCACAGCATCGACCGGGTGCTGCTCGACGCCGGGCCAGTCGACCGGCCGGCCGGCGTCCGGCTCGGCACGGATGCGCCGTATGCGGGGGCGAAGGCGCTGCTGGTACAGGAGGTGGCAGCGGCGAACCGGTGCGAGGCGGTGTGGTCCGACGACCTCGGGTTCAGCACGGTGCTGGGCTATCCGGCCGACCTCGAGGCGGTGGAGCTTCTCTACACCTCGCTGCTGGTGCAGGCGACTGCGGCGATGCTGCGCGGCCGGGGTGAACGACGCCGTACGAGCAGCCGGCGCACCCGTGAGTACGACGACGCGTTCCTGCACGCGTACGCGCTGCGGATCGGCGAACGGCTGCGGGAGGCCACCGACCGGACCAGCCGGGAGGCGGCCTCGGCCGAGGGCGGCGACCGGCTGTTGCCGGTGCTGGCCAGCCGTTCCGAGGCGGTCCGGCAGCGGGTGGAGACGCTCTTTCCCGGCGTCACCCAGGGGCGGATGACCATCCGGGACGCGGAGGGTTGGTCGTCCGGCACCGCCGCCGCGGACCGGGCGGTGCTGGACGCGGGCGCCCCGCCCCGGCGACTGCGCGACGGCCGGCGGTCCGGAGCGCGGCCAACCCGCTGA
- a CDS encoding DinB family protein — MTDLDAKANLHRYLREAREALLGKLDGLSEYDVRRPLVPTGTNLLGLVKHVASVTAGYFGEVFDRPFPEPLAGLDEDAEPNTDMWAAADESRDDIIGLWHRVWAHADATIETLPIDAPGSVRWWQHTPVTLHLILVHVLAELNRHAGHADIVRELVDGQVGWRRPGDNMVGGDEAWWAAYRERLESTAREFA, encoded by the coding sequence ATGACAGACCTCGACGCCAAGGCGAATCTCCATCGGTACCTGCGGGAGGCGCGCGAGGCGCTGCTCGGGAAGCTCGACGGACTGTCGGAGTACGACGTACGGCGCCCGCTCGTGCCGACCGGGACGAACCTGCTCGGGCTGGTCAAGCACGTGGCCTCGGTGACCGCCGGGTATTTCGGCGAGGTGTTCGACCGCCCCTTTCCCGAACCCCTCGCAGGCCTGGACGAAGACGCCGAGCCGAACACGGACATGTGGGCCGCAGCTGACGAGTCCCGCGACGACATCATCGGCCTGTGGCACCGAGTCTGGGCACACGCGGACGCCACGATCGAGACGCTCCCGATCGACGCGCCCGGCTCGGTGCGGTGGTGGCAACACACGCCGGTGACGCTGCACCTCATCCTCGTGCATGTGCTCGCCGAGCTGAACCGGCACGCCGGGCACGCCGACATCGTGCGCGAACTGGTCGACGGCCAGGTCGGCTGGCGGCGGCCCGGCGACAACATGGTCGGAGGAGACGAGGCGTGGTGGGCCGCCTACCGCGAGAGGCTGGAATCCACCGCACGCGAGTTCGCCTGA
- a CDS encoding nucleotidyltransferase domain-containing protein, whose translation MDRLLEIANRLTRVDGVVGVCLGGSRARGTHRPDSDFDLGLYYRRPLDTAALRPLAVELTGGSVEVTEPGGWGPWVDGGGWLTIAGHRVDWIYRDLDRVHHIWQECQAGTFEIGAQAGHPLGVYSHAYVGEIAVGRILADPSGELRALQEQTRRYPEPLREALIASAQWEAPFILGCARKGVTHGDAFYVAGCLFRAVGLLVQALHAHARCWLFNEKDAVRAAGALAVAPVDFAERAHALFAMLGTTPEALAAALDEADRLAAEVCQALAR comes from the coding sequence ATGGACCGCTTGCTTGAGATCGCGAATCGACTGACCCGCGTCGACGGCGTCGTCGGGGTCTGTCTGGGAGGCAGCCGGGCGAGGGGAACGCACCGTCCCGACTCCGACTTCGACCTGGGCCTGTACTACCGGCGACCGCTGGACACTGCTGCTCTGCGTCCGCTCGCCGTCGAACTGACCGGCGGGTCGGTGGAGGTGACCGAACCGGGCGGCTGGGGACCCTGGGTGGACGGCGGAGGCTGGCTGACGATCGCGGGCCACCGCGTCGACTGGATCTACCGCGATCTGGACCGGGTGCATCACATCTGGCAGGAGTGCCAGGCGGGAACGTTCGAGATCGGTGCGCAGGCCGGCCACCCCCTGGGGGTGTACTCCCACGCCTATGTCGGCGAGATAGCCGTTGGCCGCATCCTCGCTGACCCCAGCGGTGAGCTTCGGGCCCTACAGGAGCAGACTCGCCGTTACCCCGAGCCGCTGCGCGAGGCGCTCATCGCCAGCGCGCAGTGGGAGGCGCCGTTCATCCTGGGCTGCGCCCGCAAGGGAGTGACTCACGGTGATGCCTTTTACGTCGCTGGCTGTCTCTTCCGCGCGGTTGGGCTTCTCGTGCAGGCCCTTCACGCTCACGCCAGGTGCTGGCTGTTCAACGAGAAGGACGCGGTACGGGCCGCCGGCGCACTGGCGGTGGCTCCTGTGGACTTCGCCGAGCGGGCTCATGCGCTGTTCGCCATGCTCGGCACGACTCCGGAGGCGCTCGCTGCCGCACTGGACGAGGCTGACCGACTGGCTGCCGAGGTATGCCAGGCACTCGCCCGGTGA
- a CDS encoding DUF1877 family protein, with product MNGNWLRVSPDELERARTDLGWAYELAMTERDDSSERWTATDKAWNGLDFLLDRLGFEIPLVLGAEEFVELPDVEPDSEEMFDFLESLEDDWGYGPPSYLTPGQVAAAASRLAALTEDDLIRGVDPQELNRAEIYPGTWERPGEMAWVAHYLPDVRSFFAAAAKDGDAVICWLD from the coding sequence ATGAACGGCAACTGGCTGCGCGTTTCCCCGGACGAACTGGAGCGGGCCAGGACCGATCTCGGCTGGGCCTACGAACTCGCCATGACGGAACGGGACGACAGCTCAGAACGCTGGACCGCCACCGACAAGGCATGGAACGGACTCGATTTCCTGCTCGACCGGCTTGGCTTCGAGATTCCGCTGGTCCTGGGAGCGGAGGAATTCGTGGAGCTGCCAGACGTCGAGCCCGACAGCGAGGAGATGTTCGATTTCCTGGAAAGCCTCGAAGACGACTGGGGCTACGGGCCGCCTTCCTATCTGACACCGGGCCAGGTAGCGGCAGCGGCCTCGCGACTGGCAGCGCTCACTGAAGACGACCTCATCCGCGGCGTCGACCCACAGGAGTTGAACCGGGCCGAGATCTACCCTGGAACCTGGGAAAGACCCGGCGAGATGGCGTGGGTGGCCCACTATCTGCCAGACGTCCGAAGCTTCTTCGCTGCGGCCGCCAAGGACGGCGACGCGGTGATCTGCTGGCTTGACTGA
- a CDS encoding phosphotransferase enzyme family protein produces the protein MGWEALGRWGDDVARVEPLAGGVANDVWSVRVDGRLAVGRLGTRSDADLAWETGLLQHLDREGLTVPVPIPTTDGRLFADGLVVMTYLDGGPPETQADWRRVADTLRELHRLTRGWPQRPGWRSSTDLLHAETGTKIDLGAMPPEGVARCRAAWARLTGRQTCVVHGNPNNPGNVRMTANQVALIDWDESHVDVPDLDLVLPDNAAGLDDGALDIAGQASAAWEAAVCWDDEYAVRRLAEVRAV, from the coding sequence GTGGGGTGGGAGGCGCTCGGGCGATGGGGTGACGACGTCGCGCGCGTCGAACCGCTCGCGGGTGGAGTCGCCAACGACGTGTGGAGTGTGCGCGTCGACGGGCGCCTCGCGGTCGGTCGTCTGGGCACCAGGAGTGACGCTGATCTTGCGTGGGAGACAGGACTCCTCCAACACCTCGACCGTGAAGGTCTGACCGTGCCGGTCCCGATCCCGACTACGGACGGCCGGCTGTTCGCCGATGGTCTGGTGGTGATGACCTACCTGGATGGCGGACCGCCCGAGACGCAGGCCGACTGGCGTCGCGTGGCCGACACGCTCCGCGAGCTGCATCGGCTGACCCGGGGCTGGCCGCAGCGCCCAGGCTGGCGATCTTCGACCGACCTCCTGCACGCCGAAACCGGTACGAAGATCGACCTCGGCGCGATGCCCCCTGAGGGCGTTGCGCGATGCCGAGCAGCGTGGGCGCGGCTCACCGGACGTCAGACATGCGTCGTCCACGGCAACCCCAACAACCCCGGCAACGTCCGCATGACCGCGAATCAGGTCGCGCTGATCGACTGGGACGAGTCGCACGTCGACGTCCCCGACCTCGACCTCGTGCTGCCCGACAACGCCGCCGGCCTCGACGACGGCGCGCTCGACATCGCCGGGCAAGCGTCGGCCGCGTGGGAAGCCGCCGTCTGCTGGGACGACGAGTACGCCGTCAGGCGGCTCGCCGAAGTGCGAGCGGTCTGA
- a CDS encoding RNA polymerase sigma factor gives MVERPGGSTRPTDHRAAPTVPPPRRRDVLSPETVAAFSDFYRKEVGRLVAFLVWQGASVADAADVAQETMRRALEQWNTIRSPGPWTRRVASREYARRMAYLVELPADDLADRTPLLRASASEIAAWEARQEELRLLGHLPSRQRQVMAWTLEGYQPAEIAEQLRMTPEAVRSSLLKARRTLAALLREEPDRR, from the coding sequence GTGGTTGAGCGCCCCGGGGGATCGACCAGGCCCACCGACCACCGGGCCGCGCCGACCGTCCCACCACCGCGACGCCGGGACGTCCTGTCGCCGGAGACCGTCGCGGCCTTCAGCGACTTCTACCGGAAGGAGGTGGGCAGGCTGGTGGCGTTCCTGGTGTGGCAGGGCGCGTCGGTTGCGGACGCGGCGGACGTCGCCCAGGAGACCATGCGCCGCGCCCTGGAGCAGTGGAACACCATCCGCAGTCCGGGGCCGTGGACCCGCCGGGTCGCCTCCCGGGAGTACGCCCGACGGATGGCCTACCTGGTGGAACTGCCCGCCGACGACCTGGCGGACCGCACTCCCCTGTTACGAGCTTCCGCATCCGAGATCGCCGCATGGGAGGCCCGCCAGGAGGAACTTCGACTGCTCGGTCACCTGCCCTCCCGGCAGCGGCAGGTGATGGCCTGGACGTTGGAGGGCTACCAGCCGGCCGAGATCGCCGAGCAGTTGCGGATGACGCCCGAGGCGGTCCGAAGCAGCCTGCTGAAAGCACGGCGGACGCTGGCCGCGCTGCTGCGTGAGGAGCCGGACCGGCGATGA
- a CDS encoding helix-turn-helix domain-containing protein — MSQQVFADRLGKSKSWVDKVERGVRALDRFSVIEEIADVLRIDLVVLLRRDAPPSAAMAGVADGVDGVDGVRAALVRHDVFRSDVDGRPVPSPDEVAHGVGHAWLAYQHARYPQLVRMLPDLLDTAGRCHTRHPDEGAELLVQAYRISSSVLVKLGDADLAWLAADRAVAAAADDPLRAATAAVSLGQALRALGRERLAMTATVTAAHRIAPAPQKASPGELAVCGTLLLQGALAAAGCGDAPSVTELVDQAADLADLVGDGPEHHQTSFGPTVVELVRVVVAAEVGDVGDALRRHAAVTRRDAWRRLPAEHRAAYLVDTARAYLEVGDLRGAGRLLVDADRAAPAEVRCRPTARTVLGEVYRDGPDAPGVARLATAIGLTR, encoded by the coding sequence ATGTCGCAGCAGGTCTTCGCCGACCGGCTCGGCAAGTCGAAGAGCTGGGTGGACAAGGTCGAACGGGGTGTCCGCGCGTTGGACCGGTTCTCGGTGATCGAGGAGATCGCCGACGTGCTCCGCATCGATCTGGTGGTGTTGCTGCGCCGGGACGCCCCACCATCAGCGGCCATGGCCGGGGTGGCGGACGGGGTGGACGGGGTGGACGGGGTCCGGGCGGCGCTGGTCCGCCACGACGTGTTCCGATCGGACGTGGACGGTCGGCCGGTGCCGTCGCCGGACGAGGTGGCGCACGGGGTGGGGCACGCCTGGCTGGCGTACCAGCACGCCCGCTACCCGCAGTTGGTGCGGATGCTGCCCGACCTGCTCGACACCGCCGGACGCTGCCACACCCGACACCCGGACGAGGGTGCGGAGTTGCTGGTGCAGGCGTACCGGATCAGCTCGTCGGTCCTGGTGAAGCTCGGCGACGCGGACCTCGCCTGGCTGGCCGCCGATCGGGCGGTGGCCGCGGCGGCCGACGACCCGCTGCGGGCGGCGACGGCCGCGGTGTCGCTCGGGCAGGCGCTCCGCGCGCTCGGCCGGGAACGGCTGGCGATGACCGCGACCGTCACCGCCGCCCACCGGATCGCACCCGCGCCGCAGAAGGCATCGCCCGGCGAACTCGCGGTGTGCGGAACGCTGCTGCTCCAAGGCGCCCTCGCCGCCGCCGGCTGCGGCGACGCCCCCAGCGTCACCGAACTCGTCGACCAGGCTGCCGACCTCGCCGATCTGGTCGGCGACGGACCGGAGCACCACCAGACCAGCTTCGGACCCACCGTGGTCGAGCTGGTCCGGGTGGTGGTGGCGGCCGAGGTCGGGGACGTGGGAGACGCCCTACGTCGGCACGCGGCGGTCACGAGACGGGACGCGTGGCGGCGGCTACCCGCCGAGCACCGGGCCGCGTACCTGGTCGACACCGCCCGCGCGTACCTCGAGGTCGGCGACCTGCGCGGGGCCGGACGCCTATTGGTCGACGCGGACCGCGCCGCGCCGGCCGAGGTCCGGTGCCGGCCGACGGCCCGTACGGTGCTCGGCGAGGTCTACCGGGACGGCCCGGACGCGCCCGGCGTCGCCCGCCTGGCAACAGCGATCGGCCTGACCCGGTGA
- a CDS encoding NUDIX domain-containing protein, giving the protein MHVVVTGALVENGAVLLVHRRPTRRAYPDLWDLPGGHVEAGESELQALAREMREELGVHIVAESSSRLGDWHAGSGEDAVHVGVWQIGDWVGSPTNRAPDEHDDIAWVGISELSGLPLVHDDMAALVRSLREPDRLPRRDEARTAASPSGPEVHRCSPLRS; this is encoded by the coding sequence ATGCATGTCGTCGTCACAGGCGCACTCGTGGAAAACGGCGCAGTCCTGCTAGTGCACCGCAGACCGACCCGCCGGGCATACCCAGATCTCTGGGATCTGCCCGGGGGGCATGTCGAGGCGGGTGAGTCGGAACTGCAAGCCCTCGCGCGTGAGATGCGCGAGGAACTTGGTGTGCACATTGTGGCGGAGTCCTCTTCACGGTTGGGCGACTGGCATGCCGGCAGTGGTGAGGACGCCGTTCACGTGGGCGTCTGGCAAATTGGAGACTGGGTTGGCTCCCCGACCAACCGTGCACCTGACGAGCATGACGACATCGCATGGGTCGGGATCAGCGAGCTGAGCGGCCTTCCCCTCGTGCATGACGACATGGCGGCATTGGTTCGTTCTCTGCGTGAGCCTGACCGGCTGCCTCGTCGCGACGAAGCGCGGACAGCCGCATCGCCGAGCGGTCCGGAGGTTCATCGCTGCTCCCCGCTGCGCTCGTAG
- a CDS encoding DUF4265 domain-containing protein — protein sequence MVKVRFRFAPRDGWLPYDTEGLWAELVDPDRARVANVPFLQDGIAQGDVVRFTTDDGVRWAVGRVEASGNCTIRVLPVPDGPLGRSAQAVHEQFARFGLGGEAFSRELPLVALHVPADADLAAIKGLLKSGEERGWWAFEEACITDAWRDA from the coding sequence TTGGTCAAGGTCCGATTCCGGTTCGCGCCGCGCGATGGTTGGCTTCCCTACGACACTGAGGGGCTGTGGGCAGAGTTGGTCGATCCGGACAGGGCACGGGTGGCGAATGTGCCGTTCCTGCAAGACGGCATCGCACAGGGTGACGTCGTACGCTTCACGACCGACGACGGTGTGCGGTGGGCAGTGGGGCGGGTCGAGGCGTCGGGCAACTGCACGATTCGTGTGCTGCCGGTGCCCGATGGTCCGCTGGGCCGTAGCGCCCAGGCGGTTCACGAGCAGTTCGCGCGCTTCGGCCTGGGCGGGGAGGCGTTCAGTAGGGAGTTGCCGCTGGTGGCGTTGCACGTGCCGGCCGATGCCGACCTGGCTGCCATCAAGGGTCTACTGAAGTCGGGAGAGGAGCGGGGCTGGTGGGCGTTCGAGGAGGCGTGCATCACCGACGCGTGGCGTGATGCGTAA